In one window of Drosophila mauritiana strain mau12 chromosome X, ASM438214v1, whole genome shotgun sequence DNA:
- the LOC117147472 gene encoding protein sisterless A, with protein sequence MERSHLYLPTLSYAAMGHVYAPYHGSSSPALSTASSTSSKPEQIEELVSQQLHHLKMHYADEEQRYVDQMLLENPIVVERRAPPPLKTELAMDCRGSGSGSGSGSGSDVKDAQRQRAESCRKSRYNNKIKKAKLRFRHKFVSGQLKKSAVMLDTMRDVIAQAERQLLERGFPAATLERMRATFGLEMEQ encoded by the coding sequence ATGGAACGGAGTCATCTTTATTTGCCCACCCTGAGCTACGCGGCCATGGGTCACGTATACGCACCGTATCACGGAAGCAGCTCACCTGCACTATCAACAGCATCGTCAACATCATCGAAGCCGGAGCAGATCGAAGAGCTGGTGTCCCAGCAGCTGCATCATCTTAAGATGCACTACGCCGACGAGGAGCAACGCTACGTGGACCAGATGCTCCTCGAGAATCCCATTGTTGTGGAGCGCCGTGCACCGCCGCCGCTGAAAACGGAGCTGGCCATGGATTGCCGCGGATCGGGTTCCGGATCAGGTTCCGGTTCTGGTTCGGATGTCAAGGATGCCCAGCGCCAGAGAGCCGAGTCGTGCCGCAAATCCCGCTACAACAACAAGATCAAGAAGGCCAAGCTGCGCTTCCGGCACAAATTCGTCAGCGGGCAGCTGAAGAAGAGCGCCGTCATGTTGGACACGATGCGGGATGTGATTGCCCAGGCGGAGAGGCAGCTGCTCGAGCGGGGATTCCCCGCCGCCACCCTCGAGCGGATGCGGGCCACCTTCGGCCTGGAAATGGAGCAGTGA
- the LOC117147360 gene encoding protein BUD31 homolog produces the protein MPKVRRSRKPPPDGWELIEPTLEELEQKMREAETEPHEGKRITESLWPIFKIHHQKTRYIYDLFYRRKAISRELYDYCLKEKIADGNLIAKWKKSGYENLCCLRCIQTRDTNFGTNCICRVPKCKLEEGRIVECVHCGCRGCSG, from the exons ATGCCCAAGGTTCGACGCAGTCGCAAACCACCGCCGGACGGTTGGGAGCTGATCGAACCAACTCTCGAAGAACTGGAGCAAAAAATGCGCGAAG CCGAAACGGAACCGCACGAGGGCAAACGCATCACGGAATCCCTTTGGCCCATCTTTAAGATCCACCACCAGAAGACACGCTACATCTACGATCTATTCTATCGTCGGAAAGCCATCAGCCGGGAATTGTACGACTACTGTCTGAAGGAGAAGATCGCCGATGGCAATCTGATTGCCAAGTGGAAGAAGTCCGGATACGAGAACCTCTGCTGTCTGCGTTGCATTCAAACGAGGGACACCAATTTCGGCACGAACTGCATATGCCGGGTGCCCAAATGCAAACTGGAGGAGGGTCGCATCGTCGAGTGTGTCCACTGCGGTTGTCGCGGCTGCTCCGGTTAG